The Salvia miltiorrhiza cultivar Shanhuang (shh) chromosome 2, IMPLAD_Smil_shh, whole genome shotgun sequence DNA window tgcgttctagatgagcatatttaggattatgtgttgagcatgatcaaaccttttgaaagaaaaaagactaagcttataattttatagatgatttaaaattatttagatttccacaagcggtctctagacaaaatgattgacaatatgtgtaaacgtccacccaacgtggcttacttcatatttgttctttcataagtttgtcagatgaggtttctataaaagtatttaaaccattaaagtagtgggagttatgcagtaaacgtccacccaacgtggcttactcgtataatttttcacgaatactttataggatggatttaaataagataactaagaaattaaattgaatacggcatggtccgagtgagtatgtcaaaattcaagaatttaatttcaaagttaaattgtggttatttctaattaattttattcttaaaatttatagacctccacatgcggtctctagacaaaatgattgacaatatgtgtaaacgtccacccaacgtggcttacttcatatttgttctttcataagtttgtcagatgaggtttctataaaagtatttaaaccattaaagtagtgggagttatgcagtaaacgtccacccaacgtggcttacttgcgtaattttcataagtactttggagaatggaattaaataagataaccaagaaaattaaattgaaagcggcatggtccgagtgagtatgtcaatttcgagaatttaattttcaaggttaaaatgtggtcattgcttagatatcatatcaagtacaatgtacaactcccaaaggagttccttcttgatgatgatatggtctagttaaggtgccaactattaatttcttttgtcaaaaggttaagttgacatggaaattaaatgactaggtgaatagtctggttgaggagttcgtgtgtaaacgtccacccaacgtggcttgcacatgggattccttgagccgttggaggtttcattaatattgttttatcaaaaggttacaatattattgttacgaattatgtgctttatgttcgttactttcagatatgtctatgtctcttactgtttatttattcttgcacaaagtgttttaaccggtccacatatataaaatggaaacgcagttttggaattttatctttatcacaaactaacacaattttttgtgttgcttactactccacgttcttatggtccgaacaatagtcaactgatgagaaaaaggaattacataaaaggtggcataagacgaataatgtggctatatgctatattatgagtataatgtcacaaaccttatagcttcaatatcagggcatggacgatgctattagcatcatgctgaatctcaagaaaatgtttggagagtcggactgagctgctcatttaaatttgatgagagtaatcttgttatttttatgagtgagcacagctcagtgcacgagcatgtcatgcaattttTTAActgacttgacttgctcagtgggagtatcgacggtgaggcaaaagtcgatatcatcctgaactctcttcccaagtcttttaattaagaacttccgcctcaatgttgttatgagcaagaaagataatacttcttttgagttgttgaatgctctagttacggctaagaaagttgtgggaaagagatgtgctagcacttgttattgccaaatgagagccatcttcttcgtcgaatgacgggaagaagaagggtccaaggggcaagaaagacaaggaaaatagtgggagtagtggtgtgataagattgagtattggagattcttctttcaatactcaaggcaaagggttaaggtacttcacttactatagtaactgagacatatcagctcattttctactcagttgtgagtagtagataacgagagaaactgataatggttgttacaccttgcatggctttttataagctgacaaggaagctgagaagtgatgagatgattgtcttcataggcaacgtgactagagtcacagttgttgcaattggagacttgtctttaagttctaaagacatagtttagtttttgagagttccttatcatgtttcaaaattttgaatagatggatcacatgtcatttttgatagtagtatttctatcataagaaatgacaaagttgtctattctggtatttttgaacatctctcttcatactataacttgtctacaaaataccatTATATTGTATTTACATCatcgaagaaaagaaagagaaaagttaaggctaatctctcatgaggatcttacacatatattgataccctagaaataggtcacatctatccaAAGGCTCgcgtctaaataagtacattggattcaatccaggttgtactatttcgaacctgcgaatcctgtatagaggaaaagatggagaccaggtcattcatggcaaatgggataaagggccaataatgtgttaggaatgatctttctgattcattgtcagtgtttgggattccaacccagtttactacaccgtgtaatccctatataaaatggtgtggtggagagaagaaataggtcactcttggaaaaatatgtccgatgatgagttatgcatctttgcaattagtcttaaagaatcagaagatggttattagcaatgacacacgattcttagaagtggactatgggaataatcactaatccaagtcagatagtgtgcttcaagaaattgaagacattagacaggcgattccatcacccaagtcaagtgtgcaagagttttgtaccacaagacactgcacgcactgttgacacacatgtgccatcacagatccattgtagtgggagggttgtgggacaacccgatcgatttatgttcttgggaagatctttggattcagtccctggtagtgaatataagagaatcgacccagatatctacatggaattagtggaagacgagaatgtagattcctggcacgcctcaatggagcaatccattaagaatatgggtgtatactagaaaattttTCTACCAGGAGGCAGcaaagccttaggttgtaagtgagtatacaagataatgacaggtccgaatgagcaaggtcgtagctttcgaagctagactggtggcgaaaggttatgcccaatgtaagggtataggttatgatgatattttcgccagtgccatgctcagaaaattcggatcattttacccatagcagctcacttaaaccttcgaggtctggcaaatggatgtcatatatattaccttgaaaaaggtaaggacaaccatgtgcaacaacctgaaggttacgtgaaggagggagagaagcatctcgtgtcaatcgctctcgtgtcatcggtgatgtggtttatcttgcattttatgtagacaatatcctcctaattggcgacaatatggagctattgtcaagacataaagtaatggttatccgaacagtctcatatgaaagactaaggaggtacagtatacatctttgtgatcaaagttATAAGGAATCACTAGAAaatgatgttgggcttatctcgagtgtcttacattgatactgtgaatgctcgttttagtataaataccgccaagaaaggattgctaccttttagatatggcgttcctttatgtaaagactatgtcttaagatgcctattaaggttgaggaaatgaaggcagtattctacgtttccgcagtagatagcttcatgtatggattgctatgtacgagatcttatatttgctatgcagttagcatggttgtaagatatttgtatagtcctagttaaggacactgaactgtggtaaattatattttcaagtccctgactagagaataaggatagtttaccagttagacagtttagttcctttttggattatacgatttcggatttccaggctgaccggaacaaagaataattacctcgaactatgtgttttccttgggaggtaaaaccttttggtttgaccactacctccaggatctaagggtgattcctagtttgcgtgagagcatcaccttcgtgatacctcaagtgcagttgcaaactctagggaatccaagaaccacaaggggccaaacacatggagagtaagtaccaagttatacgattattcgtaaatcgaggttttgtgctcatagaataaattctcacatattggagaaacctactaatcttttcacaaaaggcttatcgcaaatggtcattggaagatgggaatgcgattcatgccacccacttaggaaactttaagtataagtgggagaagtgttaagtgattggtaaatagacgcattgtatactaaaagtttgctttagtataagtgggagattgctggatttgtatactgaaagcaagaacgttttatgcttgtatacaatgtttcctaagttcactatctaatctcctatctgattgtgttcatgattgcatatatatgttctctatctctatacaagtagattatatggtgtgttgtagatcacagaagaccatataattggattaaccttaagagatataatatgatcacagccgagatgactttaggacgagtcatcggtttaggctgcggtatagatggaagtagtttgtcttgactatttgtctatactggtacgtcataacgtattgataggaccacagtgagatacattcttctatctgacttaagtgaagaatcaaagatctcggtaacttataagatcttaatgctaataagatttcagatatatatgttgattcgcttatcactttgatttactatgagcaagagttatatagtaacttgagtactctgtatcttgggtgatagcggttaatatatgatatttgattatgtgtattagtactcgtatccgtataggataatgacatccccttaaggagctcaataatgtttattgcgctaaaccctgcaggttgatttaattcaggcgcaataataaggtttgagtggtactacttaaggattacaaagagattaattaattaaggctgtcagatctctaattaattaatggatgtcggatattttaaatacgaggatttaataagtctaaatacaagccccgactcatcaccggcaataaaggggtaagtcaatattggttctctagtggaatgaactgatatttataaattaattatggtctgggctgaccatagataaattaatttatttgaggctcatctttattccttgtatctggtccctggactggcccaaagtctcctagcccaagaagagagagaacacgcctcctacacctaatctgcgcctcctacgtatttattttattataaatacagctgtcagctctcaggaaaacacactgataaaattagggttttgagagctgtgtggggcgcaggaaatcgtgtgggcattctctcttgggactttcacagttcgttgtccatccaacggtgaaagctgagcgggatacagttcagaagatcagagctgcagtcagatttttcgcaggaaatcaagttctggcagatTCGGgagaacagccataacttccaccacagaactccgattcaggcgaaacaggcggccacggaaagctctctcgaagatgaagaagtcgtatttatgtgagaaatacgatttgaggacgtttgaggcatcaaacgaaggcttgaagctgactggtctgttcagctgcgaattgacgaattcttctgaattcttcaggtatttctgaactccaacgtgcagcacttaaattcataggagcatgttagggattaatcgttgtatgataaattaataatattccaagaaatgatcatcgggcaaacggaacgttaattcaatttaatattccttcaagaacAGCTACAAAGTATTTAAGCTACAGTTTTGAAATAATACCGCGTTTATGccaaatctcattttttttttcaggtcATATTCCCACTGAATGTGGCAAACTTAATCGACTTGAGATATTATCATTAGGTATGAACAACTTGAGTGGTTTGATTCCACAAGagctctttaacatttcaactctTCAGATTCTTTCTCTTAATGACAATGCTCTGTCAGGGGTTCTTCTAACCCATTTATGCCATGCCTCTCCCTTTCTTGAAGAATTGAATCTTGACGTAAATTTCATAAGTAGTGCAATACCCAATTCTATCTCTAACTATTCTCAACTCACAATTCTCTCACTTGCTGGAAACAAATTCAGTGGTTATATACCTACTCATCTTGGCAACCTAAGACTTCTCCAATATCTTTTCCTGTTCGACAACAATCTTACCCAGGCACCATCTTCTTCCTTCATTACTTCATTGACAAATTGCAGGTCTCTAACTAGTTTGTCAATTGGTGATAACCCACTATACGGTGTCATTCCAAATTCTGTTGGGAACTTATCTTCCTCGTTTCAAGAATTTTATGCCTATAACTGCAAATTCAGTGGCAGTATTCCTGTTGAAATAGGCAATCTAAGCAGTTTGATGACATTGGCTTTGGATGCCAATGAGTTATCTGGTAATATTCCACTCACTATCAAACATCTACTTGACCTTCAAGGATTAGATCTGTCTGATAACATGTTGGGAGGCTCCATTCCACATGCTATATGTGATTTATTCAAGCTGGATACTTTACATATGAGACAGAATCGATTTTCAGGACCGATTCCAAAATGTCTGGGAAATGTTTCTTCTTTAAGAAATATTTTTCTACACTCCAACATGTTGAATTCAAGCATACCTTCAAGCTTATGGGGCTTAAAAGATTTGATCAAACTAGACTTGTCCTCGAATTCATTGAATGGATTCTTACCTCAAGAGATAAGTAGTTTAGGAGCAGCAATATATATAGACCTATCGATGAATCACTTGTCAAAGTCTATTCCTAGCACTATTGGGAAGTTGCAGAATTTGGTTAATTTGTCTTTGGCAAATAATAGACTAGTAGGTTCTATTCCTGTGTCTATGGGAGGTTTGGTCAGTTTGGTAACTCTTGACTTATCCTACAACAACCTCTCTGGTTCAATCCCGAAGTCTTTGGAAGCACTTCAACACCTCGACTACTTTAATGTTTCTTTCAATAGTTTAATTGGAGAAATTCCTAATGGCGgttcttttagaaacttcactaTGGACTCTGTTAAGGGTAATGAGGCATTGTGCGGAATCTCGAAGGTCCATGTCCAGATTTGCTCTTCAGTTTCTAATCACAAATCAAAGAGGAAGAAGGTGGAACGAGcttcatttattatttttgggATTGTGGCTATTACCTCGCTTGTTTGTTTGGCTTTTATAGTTGTCAGatacaaaagaaaagaaaagataacAAGAGAAGTTGATGAACTGATATCCTTTGTGCCGGAAAGAATCTCTTATTATGAATTGGTGCAAGCAAT harbors:
- the LOC131007925 gene encoding receptor kinase-like protein Xa21, giving the protein MNNLSGLIPQELFNISTLQILSLNDNALSGVLLTHLCHASPFLEELNLDVNFISSAIPNSISNYSQLTILSLAGNKFSGYIPTHLGNLRLLQYLFLFDNNLTQAPSSSFITSLTNCRSLTSLSIGDNPLYGVIPNSVGNLSSSFQEFYAYNCKFSGSIPVEIGNLSSLMTLALDANELSGNIPLTIKHLLDLQGLDLSDNMLGGSIPHAICDLFKLDTLHMRQNRFSGPIPKCLGNVSSLRNIFLHSNMLNSSIPSSLWGLKDLIKLDLSSNSLNGFLPQEISSLGAAIYIDLSMNHLSKSIPSTIGKLQNLVNLSLANNRLVGSIPVSMGGLVSLVTLDLSYNNLSGSIPKSLEALQHLDYFNVSFNSLIGEIPNGGSFRNFTMDSVKGILNNGRDIAVKVFNMQLKGISRIFDVECEILRSIRHRNLTSVISSCSNEEFKALVLEYMPKGNLEKWLYSHNYCLNLKERLNIMIDVASALEYLHHGYSMPIVHSDLKPSNVLLDEDMVAHVSDFGIAKLLCDGDSFVLTTTIATLGYIAPERLLYDKSRFAKLIMLPIDTGIEPSSLLFAKDRLIKFCNFPIVLGIDFDN